In Shewanella sp. VB17, a single genomic region encodes these proteins:
- a CDS encoding DUF6931 family protein, with translation MTLLKIPYQSAHEILDLYTPEKSFMQLAKDHMLPQELIEIAFKSELFAEAVTYLAHALPLRETIWWAYCCANSRVDWNDAESDAIKATKVWVHMPDEKNRRFAEKMANKSGLESGAGWAAQAAFWSGGSITQPDDPIVPPPPYLYAQAAAGCISLTAILPDGSKAKPRYRQFIDIALHIAKGGNGTI, from the coding sequence ATGACATTATTAAAAATCCCCTATCAATCAGCACATGAAATTTTAGATCTTTATACACCAGAAAAATCATTTATGCAGCTGGCTAAAGATCATATGCTGCCACAAGAGTTGATAGAAATTGCTTTTAAAAGCGAATTATTTGCAGAGGCTGTGACGTATTTGGCACACGCCTTACCTTTACGTGAAACTATTTGGTGGGCATATTGCTGCGCAAATAGCCGTGTTGATTGGAATGATGCAGAATCCGACGCAATAAAAGCAACAAAAGTTTGGGTGCACATGCCAGATGAAAAGAATCGACGTTTTGCAGAGAAAATGGCCAATAAGTCAGGATTAGAATCTGGCGCAGGATGGGCTGCACAAGCTGCATTTTGGAGTGGAGGAAGTATCACACAACCTGATGATCCTATCGTGCCGCCACCTCCCTATCTATATGCCCAAGCGGCGGCAGGTTGCATTAGCCTTACAGCCATTTTGCCTGATGGTAGTAAAGCTAAACCACGATATCGTCAATTTATCGATATTGCATTACATATCGCCAAAGGCGGAAATGGAACAATTTAG
- a CDS encoding type VI secretion system contractile sheath domain-containing protein produces MMTNAKTIISRLLLTENQSEERYSPPIIESVGQLKLVLIRLIAKLDLLISEQLSEVIQHPCFKQLEASWLEVSSLISLPVSQRRVRIKILDAKWEEVSEDLNTFFDLKYCVLFKKLYSDEFDMAGGTPFGLLVLAHKIASSYEESQHFEDLYTLQLLSELCEMAFCPAILGIDEYFLGDNQKHILSDSLRVKRILQSDDFSSWLLLRDRVTSRFIHLVLPEYLLRKPYEHYTAGFMFSESQSDSHCLWGNSAFLLASNVIREFDRVSWFGFLRSYDNSKNSGAIVSQSENVVTKVDIHSEEDGFWSEQGFIALSSIYLSGQKGFFSNSSVWKTPDDTAHLQGMLQTNLMACRLGHYIKVQLRELVGLYDSAAACQHRLSEWLQYYTNTVQFADDSLLARYPLKSFEVHIKESPNDKTRYMCKFILQPQNQFGMMDAKLILETSILRHKSD; encoded by the coding sequence ATGATGACTAACGCTAAAACAATCATTTCTAGATTATTACTTACCGAAAATCAATCGGAAGAGAGATATTCTCCTCCTATAATCGAGTCGGTAGGTCAGCTTAAATTGGTGTTAATTCGACTGATCGCCAAGCTTGATTTGTTAATAAGTGAGCAGTTGTCAGAGGTTATACAGCATCCTTGCTTTAAGCAGCTTGAGGCATCTTGGTTAGAAGTGTCGTCGCTGATTTCTTTACCTGTTTCTCAGCGTCGGGTCAGAATTAAAATACTTGATGCTAAATGGGAAGAGGTGTCTGAAGATCTGAATACATTTTTTGACCTAAAATACTGCGTCCTGTTCAAGAAGCTATATTCAGATGAGTTTGATATGGCGGGAGGAACCCCATTTGGTCTGCTTGTATTAGCACATAAGATAGCCTCAAGTTATGAAGAATCACAGCACTTCGAAGATTTATACACCCTACAATTGCTTTCAGAGTTGTGTGAAATGGCGTTTTGTCCTGCCATATTAGGTATTGATGAGTATTTTTTGGGAGATAACCAAAAGCATATTTTAAGTGATTCATTACGTGTGAAACGTATTTTACAAAGTGATGATTTTTCATCTTGGTTGCTACTTCGTGACAGGGTGACATCAAGATTTATTCATTTGGTACTACCGGAATACTTATTGCGTAAACCTTATGAGCACTACACAGCAGGGTTTATGTTTAGTGAAAGCCAATCTGATTCTCATTGCTTGTGGGGTAATAGTGCTTTTTTATTAGCCAGTAACGTTATTCGTGAGTTTGACCGCGTGAGTTGGTTTGGTTTTTTACGCTCCTATGATAATTCGAAAAACTCTGGGGCCATCGTCAGTCAGTCTGAAAATGTGGTAACGAAAGTTGATATTCATAGTGAAGAAGATGGTTTCTGGTCAGAGCAAGGATTTATTGCACTGAGTAGCATTTACCTTTCAGGGCAAAAAGGTTTTTTTAGTAACAGTTCAGTGTGGAAAACCCCTGATGATACTGCGCATTTACAAGGCATGTTACAAACAAACTTAATGGCGTGTCGTTTAGGTCACTACATTAAAGTGCAATTGAGAGAATTGGTGGGGTTATATGACAGTGCTGCAGCGTGTCAGCATAGGTTAAGTGAATGGCTACAATATTATACCAATACCGTACAGTTTGCAGATGATTCGCTGCTGGCACGTTATCCGCTCAAGTCTTTTGAAGTGCACATTAAAGAATCACCCAATGATAAGACACGTTACATGTGTAAATTTATCCTCCAACCTCAAAATCAGTTCGGCATGATGGATGCTAAGTTAATTTTGGAAACCTCTATTTTAAGGCATAAGTCGGATTGA
- a CDS encoding GPW/gp25 family protein has protein sequence MSLMMKLGQQWGGGLDNVHDAIIDNLCGLISARSPVWSTSGQHGDLSNTIVSMGMNCVSRRQSQSNSDGLITEISTLIQRYEPRLTQVEIEIQESSEDENRLRFRILAVMHSSIAEEEVVLDSFLDFNINRLIVRKSNLV, from the coding sequence ATGAGCTTAATGATGAAGTTAGGTCAGCAGTGGGGTGGTGGGCTGGATAATGTTCATGATGCCATCATTGACAATTTGTGTGGTCTTATATCGGCTAGATCCCCTGTTTGGTCTACAAGCGGACAGCATGGAGACTTATCAAATACCATAGTGAGTATGGGAATGAACTGTGTTTCTCGCCGACAAAGTCAATCTAATAGTGATGGTCTTATCACCGAAATTTCAACCTTGATCCAGCGCTACGAACCCAGATTGACTCAAGTTGAGATAGAGATACAAGAATCTTCCGAAGATGAAAACCGTTTACGTTTTCGTATTTTGGCGGTGATGCATTCAAGTATTGCTGAAGAGGAAGTGGTGTTGGATTCTTTTTTGGATTTTAATATTAATCGGCTTATCGTAAGGAAATCCAATCTTGTCTGA
- the tssC gene encoding type VI secretion system contractile sheath large subunit → MSTEQQATSQAEVEVETLAPQSILERAISATAQTPADTTKELLSIMTSQVMEGTVTWNKNLTLTIEQAVAEIDRKISEQLSAVMKNPNFQKLEGSWLGLQKMVKNSDLGSDLKIKVVDYTQAELLEQFEDATSIDRSRFFNMVYQEEFGTAGGLPYGVLLGDYEFGYGDEDVALLRYMAEVGSASHTPFVAAASSAMFDFDTFTTFTDGKPVAAGFDSPAYASWNAFRASDDSRYVALTLPKTMARLPYGQASTKVSSFAFEELPVRENGQSIVSSEDDFVWSNAAYEFGLLLTNAYTKYGWCTAIRGAENGGKIENLPNFTYFTDAGDRVQQCPTQVNLTDEREKELSDLGFLPLLHYKNTNYAVSMGAQSTHKPKVYADDDSNANAAISARLPYTMASSRIAQYLKVMGRDQVGSNLDANTIETQLNNWLQQYVNANAVGNESKAKFPLIEAQVTVEEHAGRPGAFSAVAHLRPWLQMEELTSSIRMVANIPGS, encoded by the coding sequence ATGTCCACTGAACAACAAGCAACGAGTCAAGCTGAAGTTGAGGTAGAAACATTAGCACCGCAGAGTATTCTTGAACGTGCGATTTCTGCTACGGCGCAAACGCCTGCTGATACCACCAAAGAACTTCTGTCTATTATGACATCACAAGTGATGGAAGGTACGGTGACATGGAATAAAAACCTTACACTAACCATTGAGCAAGCGGTAGCAGAAATTGATCGTAAAATTTCTGAACAGTTATCTGCAGTGATGAAAAACCCGAACTTTCAAAAGTTAGAAGGCAGTTGGCTTGGGTTGCAAAAAATGGTTAAAAACAGCGACCTTGGTTCTGATCTGAAAATTAAAGTGGTTGATTATACCCAAGCTGAATTGCTCGAGCAATTTGAAGATGCAACATCCATCGATCGTAGTCGTTTTTTTAATATGGTGTACCAAGAAGAGTTTGGCACAGCAGGTGGTTTGCCTTACGGCGTACTTCTAGGTGATTATGAGTTTGGTTATGGTGATGAAGATGTCGCCCTGCTACGTTATATGGCTGAAGTGGGTTCAGCATCACATACCCCTTTTGTTGCCGCAGCCAGTTCCGCAATGTTTGATTTTGATACCTTCACGACCTTTACTGATGGCAAGCCTGTTGCGGCGGGTTTTGATTCCCCAGCTTATGCGAGTTGGAATGCATTTAGAGCAAGTGATGATTCTCGTTATGTCGCATTAACTTTACCAAAAACAATGGCACGTCTACCTTACGGACAAGCGAGCACTAAAGTATCATCGTTTGCTTTTGAAGAGTTACCTGTGCGTGAAAATGGGCAATCAATCGTATCATCTGAAGATGATTTTGTCTGGAGTAATGCCGCTTATGAATTTGGCTTGTTATTGACCAATGCTTATACAAAATATGGTTGGTGTACTGCGATCCGTGGGGCTGAAAATGGCGGTAAAATAGAAAATTTACCTAATTTCACCTATTTTACTGATGCAGGTGACAGAGTCCAGCAATGCCCTACTCAGGTCAATTTGACTGATGAACGTGAAAAAGAATTGAGTGATCTTGGCTTTTTACCTTTACTGCATTACAAGAACACAAACTACGCGGTATCAATGGGTGCTCAGTCTACACATAAGCCGAAAGTTTATGCTGATGATGATTCAAATGCCAATGCTGCAATTTCTGCACGCTTACCTTATACCATGGCAAGTAGCCGTATCGCTCAATATTTAAAAGTGATGGGTCGAGATCAAGTTGGTTCAAACTTGGATGCAAATACGATTGAAACACAGCTTAACAATTGGCTACAACAATATGTCAATGCTAATGCTGTTGGTAATGAATCAAAAGCTAAGTTTCCACTTATCGAGGCACAAGTGACGGTTGAAGAACATGCGGGTCGCCCTGGTGCTTTTTCTGCTGTCGCTCATTTGCGTCCTTGGTTACAAATGGAAGAGCTGACCAGCTCAATTCGGATGGTGGCTAATATCCCTGGCAGTTAA
- a CDS encoding anthrax toxin-like adenylyl cyclase domain-containing protein, giving the protein MPVAFEKYTASAGVPSGHVMKFQHICRQEKIVIVSRELNPLCTDLLLDGYDAKGFHIKAKTCDWGPMAGFVPDKPSYTKATQSIEKQEKEINNCKANGVKSTAIMISEQRILDLKNEHIIWETIGSTFDEKKVACKNSRTGQDEHFTLRRVDQLWAIYNAENSPVHGLINPGASTQDYKSAVCGDYDLWGIFPHHGQKHISVADRMMPLKATLPQNVHPNIKKIAAAGGFIFESKKQMAAIADSKEDAHSGNLTPYVSKIRNMINNTFRGAIKPVVMHSDYCGNPFGDIDFPLIFFIPNEHYRVANNIGELREQLHTLENKGYKVQSALNPSWRIPNYTIA; this is encoded by the coding sequence ATGCCAGTAGCCTTTGAAAAATATACAGCAAGTGCAGGTGTGCCCAGCGGGCACGTAATGAAATTTCAACATATTTGTCGGCAAGAAAAGATCGTTATTGTATCACGAGAACTCAACCCACTCTGTACTGATTTACTGCTTGATGGTTATGATGCTAAAGGCTTTCATATCAAAGCAAAAACCTGCGATTGGGGACCAATGGCAGGTTTTGTACCCGACAAGCCTAGCTATACCAAAGCAACTCAAAGTATAGAAAAACAAGAAAAAGAAATAAACAATTGTAAAGCAAATGGAGTAAAGTCTACTGCTATTATGATTTCCGAACAGCGCATATTGGACTTAAAAAATGAACACATCATTTGGGAGACAATAGGCAGCACATTCGATGAAAAAAAGGTTGCATGTAAAAACAGCAGAACGGGTCAAGATGAACATTTTACATTAAGAAGAGTCGACCAACTCTGGGCAATATATAATGCTGAAAATAGCCCTGTTCACGGCTTAATTAATCCTGGAGCATCCACTCAAGACTACAAATCTGCAGTATGCGGCGATTATGATTTATGGGGGATCTTCCCTCATCATGGCCAAAAGCACATTAGCGTCGCAGACAGAATGATGCCACTTAAAGCGACCTTGCCGCAAAATGTTCACCCAAACATAAAAAAAATCGCTGCTGCGGGTGGATTTATATTTGAGTCAAAGAAACAAATGGCCGCTATCGCAGATAGCAAAGAAGATGCCCACTCGGGCAATCTTACACCTTACGTCAGTAAAATAAGAAATATGATCAACAATACATTTCGAGGTGCTATCAAACCTGTCGTAATGCACAGTGATTATTGTGGTAACCCGTTTGGGGACATAGACTTTCCTCTTATCTTCTTTATACCCAATGAGCACTATAGAGTTGCTAACAACATAGGAGAGTTACGGGAACAGCTACATACATTGGAAAATAAAGGGTACAAAGTGCAATCAGCCCTAAATCCTTCATGGAGAATTCCCAACTATACTATTGCCTGA
- the tssB gene encoding type VI secretion system contractile sheath small subunit codes for MTLNSQHKRVSKNRVSITYDVETTEGLETKELPFIVGVIGDYSGHKAAADKVDLEEREFSTIDKDNFDTVMGQINPSLQYKVDNKLTDDDSQFDVNLNFSSMKDFRPEQLVGQIEPLTKLVETRNHLKTLLSKADRSRDLDRLLKEVFKDADAIQGLAEELGLTKEEAE; via the coding sequence ATGACATTGAACTCTCAACATAAGCGTGTTAGTAAAAATCGGGTAAGTATTACCTATGACGTCGAAACCACAGAAGGTCTTGAAACGAAAGAACTGCCGTTTATTGTCGGTGTTATCGGGGATTACTCGGGTCATAAAGCTGCTGCAGATAAAGTGGATCTTGAGGAACGTGAGTTTTCAACTATCGATAAAGATAACTTTGATACAGTAATGGGGCAAATTAACCCAAGTTTACAGTATAAGGTAGATAACAAGCTGACGGATGATGATAGTCAATTTGACGTTAATCTTAATTTCAGCTCAATGAAAGATTTTCGCCCTGAGCAACTTGTTGGGCAAATTGAACCACTGACTAAATTGGTTGAAACGCGTAATCATCTGAAAACATTACTAAGCAAAGCTGATCGTTCACGTGACTTAGACCGCTTGTTAAAAGAAGTATTTAAAGATGCAGATGCGATTCAAGGGCTCGCTGAAGAGCTTGGTTTGACTAAAGAGGAGGCTGAGTAA
- a CDS encoding type VI secretion system tube protein Hcp — protein sequence MSSNGMYMRVVGQKVKDATEVKIPGGGDGEFFEIMNWSMSKSRTVSMNTDTKNQDQGTIHFDPINISMLKSGASPLLYSMMLKFDKTYQLEIVETKPASKGDGVEISHKVTLDEARTIGRSISSVPDSVAHENFTFSYNKAEEDFYIESDDSTGTSIGKVGYDRKVNKPTSLAL from the coding sequence ATGTCTAGTAATGGTATGTATATGCGTGTTGTGGGCCAAAAAGTTAAAGATGCAACAGAAGTTAAAATTCCAGGTGGTGGAGATGGTGAATTTTTTGAAATTATGAACTGGTCTATGTCTAAGTCACGTACAGTATCGATGAATACTGATACCAAGAACCAAGATCAGGGCACAATCCATTTCGATCCGATTAATATTAGCATGCTGAAGAGTGGCGCTTCGCCACTTCTTTATTCCATGATGCTTAAATTTGATAAAACCTATCAGTTAGAAATCGTTGAGACTAAACCTGCTTCTAAAGGTGATGGTGTTGAGATTTCTCACAAAGTTACTTTGGATGAAGCTCGTACAATAGGGCGTTCAATTTCTTCTGTACCAGATTCAGTCGCTCATGAAAACTTTACTTTTTCTTACAATAAAGCTGAAGAAGATTTCTATATTGAAAGCGATGACAGTACAGGTACTTCTATTGGTAAAGTGGGTTATGACCGCAAGGTTAATAAACCGACTTCACTCGCTCTTTAA
- a CDS encoding ADP-ribosyltransferase domain-containing protein: MPKDINKIVMSFYSTNSGAKEINTFSRKRTNGDRQPNFKVTDNQGSACSTVAFLHSDSEYLKANIKTKQILFEKFKSVITSNEKKYPSISTFYRGARSNIHPITYYKQGDYITNKYFTSATKEMRIATEYINGTYMKADDRAKYGCSILYLIQPKKICKINDYEDAFVINADKKFQVMNLERKSHYVIVTLRETSKAGGNLKNML; this comes from the coding sequence ATGCCGAAAGATATAAATAAAATAGTGATGAGTTTTTATTCTACAAATTCAGGGGCAAAAGAAATAAATACTTTTTCCCGTAAGCGGACAAATGGAGACCGTCAACCTAATTTTAAAGTAACAGATAACCAAGGTTCCGCCTGTAGTACCGTTGCATTCTTGCATTCTGATTCAGAATATTTAAAAGCTAATATAAAAACTAAACAAATATTATTTGAAAAATTTAAATCTGTCATTACTTCGAATGAAAAAAAATATCCATCCATATCTACTTTTTATAGAGGCGCTCGTTCTAATATACACCCTATCACCTATTACAAACAGGGTGACTACATTACTAACAAATACTTTACTAGCGCCACGAAAGAGATGCGTATTGCTACTGAGTATATAAATGGGACATATATGAAAGCTGATGATAGAGCTAAATATGGTTGCTCTATCCTTTATCTGATACAACCTAAGAAGATATGTAAAATCAATGACTATGAAGATGCCTTTGTCATCAATGCAGATAAAAAATTTCAAGTAATGAATCTTGAACGTAAGAGTCATTATGTCATCGTTACGTTACGAGAGACCTCTAAGGCTGGAGGTAATCTAAAAAATATGCTTTAA
- a CDS encoding PAAR domain-containing protein, with translation MLPAARGTDMHICPMQTPAPVPIPHIGGPILPLPTTVLIGCLPAATLGQMCICVGPPDSIIKGSATVLINNKPAARMGDSTAHGGTIVIGMPTVLIGG, from the coding sequence ATGTTACCAGCAGCACGTGGAACAGATATGCACATATGCCCAATGCAAACACCAGCACCAGTACCTATACCTCATATTGGCGGCCCTATCTTGCCTCTGCCTACCACAGTATTAATTGGCTGCTTACCTGCAGCAACTTTAGGGCAAATGTGCATCTGCGTTGGACCACCTGACAGTATCATAAAAGGCAGTGCAACCGTACTCATCAATAATAAGCCCGCCGCTCGAATGGGAGACAGTACCGCCCATGGTGGCACCATTGTAATAGGCATGCCAACTGTGTTGATTGGAGGTTGA
- a CDS encoding single-stranded DNA-binding protein — protein MASRGVNKVILVGNLGKDPEVRYMPNGNAVANFTVATSESWKDQQGQPQERTEWHNIVMYRRLAEVAGEYLKKGSKVYIEGKLQTSKWQDQSTGQDRYKTEINANEMQMLDSRGQGGAQQQGDYGQQQNQPQQYNAPQEHAPQQGGYAPKPQQQASQQGGYAPKPQQQAPQQSGYAPKPQQQAPQQSGYAPKPQQQAPQQAAYQPPVQAAAAYTPQPQTAPQQRAAPQPQQNFTPDLDDGWDDDIPF, from the coding sequence ATGGCCAGTCGTGGTGTCAATAAGGTAATTTTGGTCGGTAATTTGGGTAAAGACCCGGAAGTTCGTTATATGCCAAATGGCAATGCCGTTGCCAATTTTACAGTGGCGACGAGTGAGTCTTGGAAAGACCAACAAGGTCAACCACAAGAACGTACTGAATGGCATAATATTGTGATGTATCGTCGCCTAGCAGAGGTTGCTGGTGAGTACCTTAAGAAAGGTTCTAAGGTCTATATTGAAGGTAAATTACAAACCAGCAAGTGGCAAGATCAGTCTACCGGTCAAGATAGGTATAAGACTGAGATTAATGCTAATGAGATGCAGATGCTCGATAGTCGTGGTCAAGGTGGCGCTCAGCAGCAAGGTGATTATGGTCAGCAGCAAAATCAGCCTCAGCAATATAATGCACCTCAGGAACACGCTCCACAGCAAGGTGGTTACGCACCTAAGCCTCAGCAACAAGCGTCGCAGCAAGGTGGTTATGCACCTAAGCCTCAGCAACAAGCGCCACAGCAAAGTGGTTACGCACCTAAGCCTCAACAACAAGCGCCACAGCAAAGTGGTTACGCACCTAAGCCTCAACAACAGGCTCCACAACAAGCGGCTTATCAACCACCAGTACAAGCAGCTGCTGCTTATACACCTCAACCACAGACTGCACCACAACAGCGCGCAGCACCTCAACCACAGCAAAATTTTACCCCAGATCTTGATGATGGGTGGGATGACGATATTCCGTTCTAG
- a CDS encoding type VI secretion system Vgr family protein, with protein sequence MSLCYPSCPIRVKLADKTNHTVTRVESEQSISSSCSLTLSIIADHEIDVNKVLGKTLEVTYEQPTDTQLYQGIASSIELIKFDRYYHYRICACDPLSLLAYRHNRKIFQKMTTRAILDDIFNGSGFGQYFHFSTAGNGTEHEYCVQLDETDLQFSQRLLASEGWHYHIEYDNDTYKPYVVIGDSNQKFKTNKLATIAYKAGTKEAQQFSINNWITETRIGSSAVSLSDHTQEQSETFSSGEKKSVFRHNPSEFTATHFGLGIENKNAIRSAAERHIQALDSDLSITYAESDLAALSCGTKFNLKNHPVAKSNQEYLITKIYFLIECENNKKTSIYHNKFTCIPTTSTYRPQLINKPRVHSVHTASVTGPKGQEIYRDKLGRVTVKFHWDSQGKEDENASCWLPVSQSLASKGFGSQFTPRVGDEVLVQYINGDPDRPVIVGSLYTKINTTPYAEATQSGIKTRTSPKGNSNQGNELRFDDKKDKEELLLHAQKDLTFNTNNDHNSAIKGKKETLVDKSISLKAKEEIQITSDKSLQSTSKDNWSATSDKSMALDAKSAVTIDGDTITLTGKKNIELKVGGSSIKITSSGITLKSSSIKLDGATVDIKASGQAKMSGALIKIKGDATAEVKSALLTLKGDVQTTVKGGAMVQIQGGIAKIN encoded by the coding sequence TTGTCATTATGTTATCCATCTTGCCCCATTCGCGTGAAACTGGCGGATAAAACAAACCATACAGTGACAAGAGTTGAATCTGAACAATCAATATCTTCAAGTTGTTCACTTACTCTTTCTATTATAGCTGACCATGAAATAGATGTTAATAAAGTGCTAGGGAAAACACTTGAGGTTACATATGAGCAACCTACTGATACGCAACTTTATCAAGGAATAGCTTCTAGTATTGAATTGATAAAATTTGATCGTTATTACCACTATAGGATCTGTGCTTGTGACCCGCTGTCATTATTAGCTTATCGTCATAACCGTAAAATTTTTCAAAAAATGACGACTAGAGCAATTTTAGATGACATTTTTAATGGTTCAGGCTTCGGACAATATTTTCATTTTTCGACTGCAGGTAATGGGACAGAACACGAATATTGTGTCCAGCTTGACGAAACGGATCTGCAGTTCTCTCAACGTTTACTCGCCAGTGAAGGCTGGCATTATCACATTGAATATGACAACGATACATACAAACCGTACGTCGTCATTGGTGATTCAAATCAAAAATTTAAAACAAATAAATTAGCTACTATTGCTTATAAAGCTGGCACCAAAGAGGCTCAACAGTTCTCCATTAACAATTGGATCACTGAAACCCGCATTGGGAGCAGTGCAGTCTCTTTAAGTGATCACACGCAAGAACAATCAGAAACATTTAGCAGTGGGGAGAAAAAAAGCGTCTTTCGTCATAATCCTTCAGAATTTACCGCGACCCACTTTGGCCTAGGTATTGAAAATAAAAATGCTATTCGTTCAGCAGCAGAGCGTCATATTCAAGCACTAGATTCTGATCTTTCTATAACTTATGCGGAATCCGATTTAGCTGCATTATCATGCGGAACAAAATTCAATCTTAAAAATCATCCCGTTGCTAAGAGTAATCAAGAATATCTAATCACAAAAATATACTTCCTTATAGAGTGTGAAAATAACAAAAAAACATCGATTTATCATAATAAATTTACCTGTATCCCGACAACTTCGACTTATAGACCGCAACTAATCAATAAACCACGGGTTCATAGTGTACATACTGCATCTGTCACGGGGCCAAAAGGTCAAGAAATATACCGGGATAAACTAGGAAGAGTCACAGTTAAGTTCCATTGGGACTCTCAAGGTAAGGAAGATGAAAATGCATCATGCTGGTTACCAGTCTCTCAAAGCTTAGCCAGTAAAGGCTTTGGCAGTCAGTTTACTCCACGTGTTGGTGATGAAGTATTGGTTCAGTACATTAATGGAGACCCTGATAGACCTGTTATTGTGGGTTCACTGTATACCAAAATAAATACCACACCTTATGCAGAAGCAACACAAAGTGGAATTAAGACACGAACAAGCCCCAAAGGAAATAGTAATCAGGGCAACGAACTTCGCTTTGACGATAAAAAAGATAAAGAAGAGTTACTACTTCATGCCCAAAAAGATCTCACTTTCAACACCAACAATGATCACAATTCAGCCATTAAAGGAAAAAAAGAGACTCTGGTCGATAAAAGTATTTCTTTAAAGGCCAAAGAAGAAATACAAATAACATCAGATAAATCTCTGCAATCAACCAGCAAAGATAACTGGTCTGCAACCAGTGATAAAAGCATGGCCCTTGATGCAAAATCTGCCGTAACTATTGATGGTGACACCATCACACTTACAGGTAAAAAAAATATTGAGTTAAAAGTCGGTGGCAGCAGTATCAAAATAACCTCAAGTGGAATAACCCTTAAAAGTAGTTCAATTAAACTCGATGGTGCAACAGTTGACATAAAAGCATCAGGACAAGCAAAAATGAGTGGAGCCTTAATTAAAATCAAAGGAGATGCCACAGCTGAAGTAAAATCAGCACTCCTAACCCTTAAAGGCGATGTCCAAACAACAGTAAAAGGAGGCGCTATGGTTCAAATTCAAGGAGGAATAGCGAAAATTAATTAA